The following are encoded together in the Adhaeribacter arboris genome:
- a CDS encoding mannonate dehydratase produces MKLSMLLPPKFDERKWTLARQIGVNYAITKAAPDLSGRPAPYDFASLQAIKEDFNEAGFNLYGLEGDQFDMSAIKLGLPGRDALIEKYQAMLRNMGRLEIPLLCYNFMAVIGWFRTRVDIVERGGAIVSEFDVADTEGQLVSEEQQISEAKLWENLFYFLNAVLPVAEEAGVKMALHPDDPPVSPLKGVSRILTSAAAFDKVWAKFPVKSNSITFCQATFKIMDEDLKAISQNWLQQDRIAFLHLRDVAGDKYKFRETFHDNGPTPMAEMLKHYGDYGFAGPLRPDHAPAMYGENQNLFAGGMSVGYEITGKILAVGCIKGAADAYGIPME; encoded by the coding sequence ATGAAATTATCCATGCTCTTACCTCCGAAATTCGACGAGCGCAAATGGACGCTGGCCAGACAAATCGGGGTAAACTATGCCATTACTAAAGCTGCGCCTGATTTATCCGGTCGCCCGGCTCCTTATGATTTTGCGTCGTTGCAAGCCATTAAAGAAGATTTTAACGAGGCTGGATTCAATTTGTATGGTCTGGAAGGAGATCAGTTTGATATGTCCGCAATTAAGTTAGGACTGCCCGGCCGCGATGCATTAATAGAAAAATACCAGGCGATGCTCCGGAATATGGGACGGCTGGAAATACCTTTACTCTGTTACAACTTCATGGCCGTCATTGGTTGGTTCCGCACGCGCGTAGATATTGTCGAGCGGGGAGGGGCTATTGTCAGTGAGTTCGATGTAGCCGATACAGAAGGGCAGTTGGTGTCCGAAGAACAGCAGATATCCGAAGCTAAACTCTGGGAGAACTTATTTTACTTTTTAAATGCGGTATTGCCCGTAGCAGAAGAAGCTGGCGTAAAAATGGCCTTGCACCCCGATGACCCACCCGTCAGCCCTTTAAAAGGGGTGAGCCGAATCCTGACCAGTGCGGCCGCTTTTGATAAAGTTTGGGCAAAATTTCCGGTAAAAAGTAACAGCATCACGTTTTGTCAGGCTACATTTAAAATCATGGACGAAGATTTAAAAGCAATCTCTCAAAATTGGTTACAGCAAGATAGAATTGCTTTTCTGCACCTGCGGGATGTAGCCGGTGACAAATATAAATTCCGGGAAACCTTTCACGACAACGGCCCTACGCCCATGGCCGAAATGCTGAAACATTACGGTGATTACGGCTTTGCTGGTCCGTTGCGCCCCGACCATGCCCCCGCCATGTACGGCGAAAATCAAAATCTATTTGCGGGTGGGATGTCGGTGGGTTACGAAATTACCGGCAAAATATTGGCCGTAGGCTGTATCAAAGGAGCGGCGGATGCTTATGGTATTCCGATGGAATAA
- a CDS encoding SDR family NAD(P)-dependent oxidoreductase: MLHNKNIVIIGGTTGLGLSAAKAFLQQGAKVVAVGRHPETALLAQEELGSSGLVLTGDATNEDTAAQAIALCLEKWGRLDGLYHVAGGSGRSMGDGPLHEITLEGWQKTLDLNLTSVMLSNQAAIRAFREAKQGGTILNMGSVLGYSPAPRYFATHTYATAKAAIIGFSKSIAAYYAKENIRVNVIAPALVETPMAQRAAKDDAIMGYIQTKQPLDGGRIGKPEDLDEAACFFMSDSSRFTTGQVLAIDGGWSISDGQLS; the protein is encoded by the coding sequence ATGCTTCATAACAAAAATATTGTCATTATCGGGGGTACCACTGGATTAGGACTTTCGGCGGCCAAGGCATTCCTGCAACAAGGGGCCAAGGTGGTAGCAGTTGGCCGTCATCCGGAAACGGCTCTACTGGCGCAGGAAGAACTTGGTTCATCCGGTTTGGTTTTAACGGGAGATGCCACAAATGAAGATACCGCTGCCCAGGCCATTGCGCTTTGCCTGGAGAAATGGGGTCGTTTGGATGGACTTTACCACGTAGCGGGTGGTAGTGGCCGGAGCATGGGCGATGGACCCTTACATGAAATTACCCTGGAAGGATGGCAAAAAACCTTAGACCTTAATCTTACTTCGGTCATGCTTTCCAACCAGGCAGCCATTCGGGCATTTCGGGAGGCGAAACAAGGTGGCACCATATTAAATATGGGTTCCGTACTTGGCTACTCACCGGCACCCAGGTACTTTGCTACCCACACCTATGCCACCGCTAAAGCAGCTATTATCGGTTTTTCCAAATCTATTGCGGCTTATTATGCCAAAGAAAATATCCGCGTAAATGTTATTGCCCCCGCTCTGGTTGAAACGCCTATGGCCCAAAGGGCCGCCAAGGATGATGCCATCATGGGTTATATCCAAACTAAACAACCCCTCGACGGTGGCAGGATTGGCAAGCCGGAGGACCTGGATGAAGCAGCTTGTTTTTTTATGTCGGATAGTTCTAGGTTTACTACCGGCCAGGTTTTAGCCATAGATGGCGGTTGGAGTATAAGCGATGGGCAGCTATCCTAA
- a CDS encoding Gfo/Idh/MocA family protein produces MENKPYRILLLGTGLIGNFYAMSLHGQRKLDRIHTVYSRSEERAQKFAAQWDIPHYETDLAQAIQSPETDVVVIGLPNNLHLEAVRLAAEAGKGILCTKPLGRNAAEAMEMLKIVEEAGVFHGYLEDLAYPAKTLKALTSIKNGALGKVLWTRSREAHPGPHSDWFWNAELSGGGAIIDMGCHCIEIGRNYIGKDIRPVEVMCWADTLVKPIEAEDNAIGLVKYANGAMSQFEVSWTYRGGMDLRDEVSGTEGTLRVDHFLRTGLEMFTSIGEQGYVAEKAESETGWLFPVGDESHALGYPQMFDDMFTALDKGTSPMETFYDGYVVNAIMDACYKSARTKKWEPVELEVWRGNEVEEKQQNYIEYDYNHYLIKEELLPDGRKKLILKEKAGGQVVQRVLD; encoded by the coding sequence ATGGAAAACAAACCCTACCGCATTTTACTTTTGGGCACCGGTCTGATTGGTAATTTTTATGCTATGAGTTTACACGGGCAACGCAAGCTGGACCGGATACACACGGTATATTCCCGTTCAGAGGAAAGAGCCCAAAAGTTTGCCGCTCAATGGGATATTCCTCATTACGAAACCGATCTGGCTCAGGCTATTCAATCGCCGGAGACCGATGTGGTAGTTATCGGTTTGCCCAATAACCTGCATCTAGAAGCGGTTCGTTTGGCGGCCGAAGCGGGTAAAGGTATTTTATGTACCAAACCTTTGGGCCGGAATGCCGCGGAAGCTATGGAAATGTTAAAAATAGTGGAAGAAGCAGGTGTCTTTCATGGTTATTTAGAAGATTTGGCCTATCCGGCTAAAACCCTGAAAGCCTTAACCTCCATTAAAAACGGTGCTTTAGGAAAAGTTCTTTGGACTCGCTCCCGCGAAGCCCATCCCGGACCCCACAGCGATTGGTTCTGGAACGCGGAACTTTCGGGCGGCGGCGCCATTATCGACATGGGTTGCCATTGTATTGAAATCGGACGAAACTATATTGGCAAAGATATTCGGCCAGTAGAAGTTATGTGCTGGGCCGATACCTTGGTAAAACCAATTGAAGCGGAGGACAATGCGATTGGCTTAGTGAAATATGCCAACGGTGCCATGAGCCAGTTTGAAGTAAGCTGGACCTACCGGGGAGGTATGGATTTGAGAGATGAAGTATCTGGTACGGAAGGTACACTGCGGGTAGACCACTTTTTACGGACCGGCTTGGAAATGTTTACCAGTATAGGAGAACAAGGTTATGTGGCCGAAAAAGCCGAAAGTGAAACAGGTTGGCTCTTTCCGGTAGGCGACGAATCCCACGCCTTAGGTTATCCGCAAATGTTCGACGACATGTTTACTGCCCTGGATAAAGGCACCTCACCCATGGAAACTTTTTACGACGGCTATGTGGTCAATGCCATTATGGATGCCTGCTATAAATCAGCCAGAACAAAAAAATGGGAACCAGTAGAATTAGAAGTGTGGCGAGGTAATGAGGTAGAGGAAAAACAGCAGAACTACATAGAATACGATTACAACCACTACCTGATTAAAGAAGAATTATTGCCGGATGGTAGAAAAAAATTGATTCTAAAGGAAAAAGCAGGTGGTCAAGTGGTGCAACGAGTGCTGGATTAA
- a CDS encoding ROK family protein, translating into MTTAIGIDLGGTNIKGVLLNATTGEILHRAVQATESEPMGSNGQGSHWKQAVFQMVQDLKFKSAYAIEAIGVAAPGLPNNSNSAIRNMPGRLDGLENLVWSEFLGEKEVRVLNDAHAALMAEAKFGVGQGIKNIVMLTLGTGVGGGILINGELYQGNYQMAGHLGHMTLDVDKEDPGITGMPGTLENAIGDATVSIRSFGKFTSTKALVQAYLQGDAFATYVWLNSVRKLALGLCSLGNLLSPDLIILGGGITKAGEALYKPLASFIEVYEWKNSGKKTPIQQAYYSDIAGAVGAAGFAMNRVLQGQLL; encoded by the coding sequence ATGACAACAGCTATCGGAATTGACTTAGGCGGCACAAACATTAAAGGAGTACTGCTGAATGCCACCACCGGGGAGATATTACATCGGGCGGTGCAAGCCACTGAATCTGAACCCATGGGTAGTAATGGACAGGGTAGCCATTGGAAACAGGCGGTATTTCAAATGGTTCAGGATTTAAAATTTAAAAGTGCCTATGCCATAGAAGCCATTGGAGTAGCCGCACCTGGTCTTCCTAATAACTCAAATTCGGCCATTCGAAACATGCCGGGTAGGCTGGATGGTTTAGAAAATCTTGTTTGGTCAGAGTTTTTGGGAGAAAAAGAGGTGAGAGTATTAAATGATGCCCATGCCGCCCTCATGGCCGAAGCAAAGTTTGGGGTCGGTCAGGGTATTAAAAATATAGTGATGCTTACTTTGGGAACAGGGGTAGGAGGGGGTATATTGATTAACGGTGAATTATACCAGGGCAATTATCAAATGGCTGGCCATTTAGGACACATGACCTTGGATGTAGATAAAGAAGACCCCGGCATAACCGGTATGCCCGGAACCTTGGAAAATGCCATTGGCGATGCTACAGTTTCGATACGTTCTTTCGGAAAATTTACATCCACTAAGGCCTTGGTGCAGGCCTATTTACAGGGAGATGCTTTTGCTACTTATGTCTGGCTGAATTCGGTTAGGAAGTTGGCTTTGGGTCTTTGTTCCTTAGGTAATTTACTTTCTCCTGATTTAATTATTTTAGGTGGTGGAATAACCAAAGCTGGCGAGGCATTATATAAGCCTTTAGCCAGTTTTATAGAAGTGTACGAATGGAAAAATTCGGGCAAAAAAACTCCCATTCAGCAAGCCTATTACAGTGATATAGCCGGAGCAGTAGGCGCTGCCGGATTTGCCATGAACCGGGTTTTACAGGGACAGTTGCTATAA